One region of Ensifer sp. WSM1721 genomic DNA includes:
- a CDS encoding Re/Si-specific NAD(P)(+) transhydrogenase subunit alpha, with protein sequence MLIGSPRERLEGEGRVAMTPDSATQLQKLGYQCVIESGAGKLAGFSDDTYRAAGVTVVDTADALYSYADVIAKVRPPLTEEVAKLAPGKTLISFFYPAQNRDLLEQAKGIGANVIAMDMVPRISRAQKMDALSSMANIAGYRAVIEAGNNFGRFFTGQVTAAGKIPPAKVLVIGAGVAGLAAVGTSVSLGAITYAFDVRPEVAEQIVSMGANFVFLDFEGPAQDGAATGGYAAPSSPEFREAQLKEFREIAPDIDIVITTALIPGRDAPKLWLADMVAMMKPGSVIVDLAAERGGNCDLTVADQKIVSDNGVTVIGHTDFPSRMAAQSSTLYSTNIRHMMTDLTPKKDGALVHNMEDDVIRGATVAFRGEITYPPPPPKIQAIAAQKRQEKTKELTPEEKRAAETAAFKTATRQQIGLLVIGGLLMLLVGAYAPAAFMGHFIVFALACFVGFQVIWGVSHSLHTPLMAVTNAISGIIIIGALLQITTGGWLVTVLAAVSVAIATINIVGGFMVTRRMLNMFQKS encoded by the coding sequence ATGCTAATAGGTTCGCCACGAGAACGGCTTGAGGGGGAGGGGCGCGTCGCGATGACGCCGGACAGCGCGACCCAGTTACAGAAGCTTGGATATCAATGCGTGATCGAAAGCGGCGCGGGCAAGCTTGCCGGCTTTTCGGACGATACCTACCGCGCTGCCGGCGTGACGGTGGTCGACACGGCCGACGCGCTCTACTCGTACGCCGACGTGATTGCCAAGGTGCGCCCGCCGCTTACAGAAGAGGTCGCGAAGCTCGCCCCCGGCAAGACGCTGATCTCCTTCTTCTACCCGGCGCAGAACAGGGACCTGCTGGAGCAGGCCAAGGGCATCGGCGCCAACGTGATCGCCATGGACATGGTGCCGCGCATCAGCCGCGCGCAGAAGATGGACGCGCTTTCCTCCATGGCCAATATCGCCGGCTATCGCGCGGTGATCGAGGCAGGCAACAATTTCGGCCGCTTCTTCACCGGCCAGGTGACGGCTGCCGGCAAGATCCCGCCGGCCAAGGTTCTGGTCATCGGCGCGGGCGTCGCCGGCCTTGCCGCCGTCGGCACGTCCGTGTCGCTCGGCGCCATCACCTATGCCTTCGACGTTCGCCCGGAAGTGGCCGAGCAGATCGTATCCATGGGTGCGAATTTCGTCTTCCTCGACTTCGAGGGCCCGGCCCAGGATGGCGCTGCGACGGGCGGCTATGCAGCACCCTCCTCGCCGGAGTTCCGCGAGGCGCAGCTGAAGGAGTTCCGCGAGATCGCACCCGACATCGATATCGTCATCACCACGGCGCTGATCCCCGGCCGCGACGCGCCGAAGCTCTGGCTTGCCGACATGGTCGCCATGATGAAGCCGGGCTCTGTCATCGTCGACCTCGCCGCCGAGCGCGGCGGAAACTGCGACCTGACGGTCGCCGACCAGAAGATCGTCTCCGACAACGGCGTGACCGTGATCGGCCACACCGACTTCCCGAGCCGGATGGCCGCGCAGTCCTCGACGCTTTATTCGACGAACATCCGCCACATGATGACGGACCTGACGCCGAAGAAGGATGGCGCGCTCGTTCACAACATGGAAGACGACGTGATCCGGGGCGCGACCGTGGCCTTCCGGGGCGAAATCACTTATCCCCCGCCGCCGCCGAAGATCCAGGCGATCGCGGCGCAGAAGCGACAAGAAAAGACCAAGGAACTAACGCCCGAAGAAAAGCGCGCGGCCGAAACCGCCGCCTTCAAGACGGCAACCCGCCAGCAGATCGGGCTTCTCGTCATCGGCGGCCTGCTCATGCTTCTCGTCGGGGCTTACGCGCCGGCGGCCTTCATGGGCCACTTCATCGTTTTCGCGCTTGCGTGCTTCGTCGGCTTCCAGGTCATCTGGGGCGTGTCGCACTCGCTGCATACGCCGCTCATGGCCGTCACCAACGCGATTTCCGGCATTATCATCATCGGGGCATTGCTGCAGATCACGACAGGCGGATGGCTGGTGACGGTACTAGCAGCCGTTTCCGTTGCGATTGCGACGATCAACATCGTCGGCGGCTTCATGGTGACGCGCCGCATGCTCAACATGTTCCAGAAGTCGTAA
- a CDS encoding NAD(P)(+) transhydrogenase (Re/Si-specific) subunit beta, producing MSIGIQTAAYIAASVLFILALGGLSGQESAKRAVWYGIVGMAIAVIATVFGPGVGVSVVLVIMLVIGAVLGAIMAQRVEMTGMPQLVAALHSFVGLAAVFIGLNSDTTVHEFATHAEKIIHEVEIFLGVFIGAVTCTGSIIAYGKLSGHIGGKALILSGRHAYNIAMVAASFVLMLLYMNGAGSWTLYLMTLIAFVVGAYLVMAIGGADMPVVVSMLNSYSGWAAAATGFLLGNDLLIVTGALVGSSGAILSYIMCKAMNRQFLSVILGGFGNTSGPMMAVEGEQIAIDSEGVAAALNDADSVIIVPGYGMAVAQAQGAVSELTRKLRAAGKEVRFAIHPVAGRLPGHMNVLLAEAKVPYDIVLEMDEINEDFPNTDVVIVIGSNDIVNPAAQEDSNSPIAGMPVLEVWKAKQVFVSKRGQGTGYSGIENPLFYKENTRMYYGDAKDSISKMLHLVAA from the coding sequence ATGTCTATCGGTATCCAGACTGCCGCCTATATCGCGGCATCGGTTCTCTTCATCCTTGCGCTCGGCGGCCTTTCGGGGCAGGAAAGCGCCAAGCGCGCCGTGTGGTACGGCATCGTCGGCATGGCGATTGCCGTCATCGCGACGGTCTTCGGCCCGGGCGTCGGGGTCTCGGTCGTGCTTGTCATCATGTTGGTGATCGGCGCGGTCCTGGGCGCGATCATGGCGCAGCGGGTCGAAATGACCGGCATGCCGCAGCTCGTGGCGGCGCTCCACTCCTTCGTCGGTCTTGCCGCCGTGTTCATCGGCCTCAACTCCGACACGACGGTGCATGAATTCGCAACGCATGCGGAGAAGATCATCCACGAGGTGGAAATCTTCCTCGGCGTCTTCATCGGTGCGGTGACCTGCACCGGCTCGATCATCGCCTATGGCAAGCTCTCCGGCCACATCGGCGGCAAGGCGCTGATCCTGTCCGGACGCCACGCCTACAATATCGCAATGGTCGCCGCCTCATTCGTGCTGATGCTGCTCTACATGAACGGCGCGGGCTCCTGGACGCTCTACCTCATGACGCTGATCGCCTTCGTCGTCGGCGCGTATCTGGTCATGGCCATCGGCGGCGCCGACATGCCGGTCGTCGTCTCCATGCTCAACTCCTATTCGGGCTGGGCGGCAGCGGCCACCGGCTTCCTGCTCGGTAACGACCTTCTGATCGTCACCGGCGCGCTGGTCGGCTCCTCGGGCGCGATCCTCTCCTACATCATGTGCAAGGCGATGAACCGCCAGTTCCTGTCGGTCATCCTCGGCGGCTTCGGCAATACCTCGGGTCCGATGATGGCGGTCGAGGGCGAGCAGATCGCAATCGATTCAGAAGGTGTCGCAGCCGCGCTAAACGACGCGGATTCGGTCATCATCGTGCCCGGTTACGGCATGGCGGTGGCGCAGGCGCAAGGGGCGGTTTCCGAACTCACCCGTAAGCTGCGCGCAGCCGGCAAGGAAGTACGCTTCGCGATCCACCCGGTCGCAGGGCGTCTGCCCGGCCACATGAACGTTCTCCTCGCCGAAGCCAAGGTGCCTTACGACATCGTGCTTGAAATGGACGAGATAAACGAGGACTTCCCGAACACGGACGTCGTCATCGTCATCGGCTCCAACGACATCGTCAACCCCGCCGCGCAGGAAGACTCGAATTCGCCAATCGCCGGGATGCCGGTTCTCGAAGTCTGGAAGGCGAAGCAAGTGTTCGTCTCCAAGCGCGGCCAAGGCACCGGATATTCCGGGATCGAGAATCCGCTTTTCTACAAGGAAAACACGCGCATGTATTACGGCGACGCGAAAGACTCGATAAGCAAGATGCTTCATCTCGTCGCGGCCTGA